The following DNA comes from Mucisphaera calidilacus.
TGACGGCGCGGGAGACGGTGGCGACGTGGATGCCGAGCTGGTCGGCGACGGTGGTCATGGGCAGGGGTTTGAGTCCGGACTCGCCCTGCTCGAAGAAGTCGCGTTGGGCGAGGACGACGACGTTGATCACGCGGAGCAGGGTGTTCTGCCGCTGTGCGATGGCGTCGAGGAGCCAGGAGGCCTCGCGGAGGTTGTTGCCGACGAACTCGCGGGTGCGTTTTTCGACCTCCTTGTCTTTGGCGAGCTGCTGGTAGGACTCGCTGATCTGGAGGGTGGGGATGCGGCTGTTGGTGAGGGTGGCGGAGTAGGTGTCGGTGTCGTCGTCGTACTCGATTACGGCGTCGGGTGTGATGCGGCGCATGCCGTCGTCGACGAGCTGCCGGCCGGGGTGGGGGTGGAAGCGACGCAGGGCGCGGAGGCCCTCCTTGATCTCGTCGAGTGTCAGGCCGGCTTCGCGTGCGATCCTGGGGAGGCGGTTGCCCTCGATGTCGTCGAGGTGTTCGTCGACGAGGAGCTCGGCGTGGTCGAGGGCGGTGCTGTTGTCGCGTTCGGCGTTGCGGTAGGCCTCGATCTGCAGGAGCAGGCATTCGCGGAGGTCGCGTGCGGCGAGGCCGGGGGGATCGAGGATCCGCTGGAGCTTGAGCAGGGCGCGGGCGAGGAGCGGCTCGGTGGTGTCGGGTGCCTGCTCGGCGAGTTCGGTGAGGGGCACGCGGAGGTAGCCGTCCTCGTCGATGTGGCTGATGATGATCTCGCCGGCGGCGGCGGTGTCGTCGTCGACGTCGACGAGTCGCCACTGATCCATGAGCTGCTCGTAGAGCGAGAGGCCGCGCGAGGCGGTGTTGGCCATGGCGTCGAGCTTGGCGTCGCGCTCGCCTGTGTTGCGGGTAAAGGGTCGGGGCGTCCAGTCGTCGTTGCCCTGGGTGTTGGCGGCCCAGGACTCGCTGTACTCGGTGGTGAGGTTGTCGAGTCGTTCGAAGTCGTCGGCGTTGGTGGTGGCGGTGGGCTTGTCGTCGACGACGAGTTCGCGTTCGCCCTCGCGGTCGGCGTGTTCGGACGCGGCGCGGCCCGCCTCGACGTCGTAGTCCTCGACGCCCGGCTCGGAGAGTTCGAGGGTGGGGTTGGAGGCGAGTTCCTGCTCGATGCGTTCCTCGAGCGCGGCGAGGGGCATCTGGAGGATCTCCATGGACTGGATCATGCGTGGGGCCAGCTTCATGCGCTGGTCGATCCGCATGTGTTGTCCGGTGGCGATCCTCATTGACGGGTTCCGGGGAGGTGCGGGGGTGGCCGATGTGCAAAACGCGTACCGGCGCGGGTCTTTGTGTGGACTCCGGAAACATTATCGGTCATTTGGGGGGAGGGTGTTATGGCGAGGCGGGAGATTCGTGGTGTTGTTCGGATTGTGTTGGTGCTATTGGCCGGCGTTCATGCTCGTGCGTCCCTGGATGGCGTCGGAGAGGACGGCCTTGGAGACGGAGGCGAAGTTTGAGCCCGTGGGCATGCCGCGAGCGAGCCGTGTGACCCGGACGCCAAGGCGTTCGAGCTGCTCCATGAGGAAGAGGGCGGTGCCGTCGCCCTCGAGGGTGGGCGTGGTGGCGAGGACGACCTCGTCGATGGAGCTGGAGCGGATGCGTTCGAGCAGAGGCTCGGTGTTCATCTCGCCGGGGCCGATGCCGTCGAGGGGCGCGAGGCGTCCGAGCAGGACGTGGTAGAGGCCGCGGTAGCTGCCGAGTTGCTCGATGGCGACGATGTCGGAGGGGCGTTCGACGACCATGACGGTGGTGCGGTCGCGTTTGGTGTCGGCGCAGATCGCGCAGGGGTCGGCCTCGCTGAGGTTGCCGCATTCGGAGCAGACGCGGAGGTCGGTGACGAGGTCGTTGAGGGCGGTGGCGAGGGTCTGGGTTTCCTCGGGCGGCTGGCGGATGAGGTGGAAGGCGATGCGCTCGGCCGAGCGTTTGCCGATGCCGGGCAGTCGGCCGAGTCGGTCGATCAGGCGTGTCCAGGCCGAGTCATTTTCGGGGTTGGGCATGCCCTTAGATTAGGGTGGTTGTGCGGATGTGTGTAGGCTGAGCGGATGAACCCGGATGATTCAGTCTGTCTCTGTTTCCGCGTGAGTCAGCGGAAGATCGTGAACTACTGCCAGCGAGAGAAGCCGCCGGTGGCGTCGTTGATCTCGGAGTGTCTCTCGGCGGGGACGGGGTGCGGGTGGTGCGTGCCGTTTCTCAAGTCGCTGCACAAGCAGTGCGCGGAGGGGTGTGCGGATCCGGACCTGCCGTTTTCGCCGGAGGCGTACGCCCGGCAGCGTCTGCACTACCGGACGACGGGCGAGCGGCCGGACGACGGTCAGGGCTGATCGATGGCCTTGAGTTCTGCCTCGACGTTCCTGCGTCGCTCGACGCCATCGGGCGATCCGGTGTCGCGTTGGCGTCGGTCGACGGCGTGGAGGTTGAAGCGTGTGATGAGCCCGGAGAGCTGCTCGGACTTCTCGGCGACCTTGGCGACGCCGTTGGAGGTCGCGGTGGCGGTCTCGATCGAGTGGTTGAGGACTTCGGAGATCTGGGTGATGCTGCGGCTGACGTCTTCGCTGGCCTCGCACTGTTCCTGACTGGAAGTGGCGATGTCGGCGACCATGGCGTCGACCTGGGTGTTGCTGTTGACGATCTCGCGGAGGCTGTCGTCGGCGCGGGCGGCGCGTTCGACGCCTGTCTGGACCTGCTGCTTGCCGGCGTTCATGTCCTCGACGGCCTGACCGGTTCCCTGCTGGATGGCGTCGATGGATCCGGCGATCTCGTCGGTGGCCTTGGTGGTTCGGTCGGCGAGCTTGCGGACCTCGTCGGCGACGACGGCGAACCCTCGGCCGTGCTCTCCGGCGCGGGCGGCCTCGATGGCGGCGTTGAGGGCGAGGAGGTTGGTCTGGTCGGCGATGTCGTTGATGACGCCGACGAGTTCGCCGATCTGCTGGCCGAGTTCGCCGAGCTGCTCGACGCTCTGGGCCGATCGGCCGACGGTCTCGGCGATGGTCTTCATCTCTTTGATGGTCTCGGTGACGACGTCGAGTCCGCTGCGTGCGTGCCTGCCGGATTCGGCGGAGGCGGTCTGGGCGCCGCTGACCTTGTCGGCGACCTCGCGGCCGGCGTGGCTCATCTCCTCGGCGGCGCTGGCGATCTGGCTGGTCTGCAGGCCCTGAGCGCGGAGGTCTTCGACGACGGCCCGGGTGCGTTCGACGATCTCGCCGGAGGCGGCGTAGCTCTGCTGGGAGGCGCCGTTGACGGCGGCGACGAGGTTGTTGATCTTCTCGGCGAAGGTGTTGAAGCTGTCGATGAGGCTGCTGATCTCGTCGTTGGCGGTGGTTGCCCGGGCGCGCTGGCTGAGGTCGCCGTCGCCCTGGGCCATGTTGGTGATGATGTCGTTGAGCCGGACGATCGGGCTGACGAATTTCTGCTGCACGAACCAGACGGACAGACCGAGAACGGCGAGCCCGATGAGGCCGGCGGCGACGCCGAGGTACTCCAGGGTGTAGACGCCCGCCCTGGCCTCGTCCTGCATGGCGACGACGGCCTGGTTCATGAGCTTGAGCAGGGCGAGGTTGTTGGAATCGAGGACGGTGAGTGCGGCTTCGGCCTGCTGTGATTGCGGGTCGAGATCGGGGTTGAGGAGGACGGCGACGGCGGGCTTCATCGAGTCCCAGAGCTTGCGGCCCTGCTCGAGTGCGTCGCGTGCGCTCGCGGAGGTGACGGGCGGGAGTTCGATCTGCTTCTCGCCGACCGTGATCATGCCGCCCTGGAAGAGTCGTGTGAGTGAGTCGTCGAAGAGGGCGGTGGTCTTGCGGAGGTCATCCTGATGCCCGTGCATGGTTGCCGCGTCCTTGTCGTGGATGATCTCGAGGGCTTCCTTGGTCATTTTCTGGGAGAGCATGCGTTGGCGGCCGGCCATGTTGATGACCGAGCCGTCGATCTCCTGCCCGATGAGGGTCCAGATATTGAGGCCCGCGTAAGCGCCGAGGACGAGCGTGACGGCGAGGAGCGGGAGGATGAGTTTGAAGCGGATGCCCATGGTGTCTCTTTCCGTGTCGTTGAGGAAGGTCACCAGAGACATCGGAGGACGGGCGGGTCCACTTCGGGTTATCCCTTATTCACTTGAAATGTTCGATATGTCGAGAGACGGGAGTCGGTCGTGTTTTTACACGTTGGCCATGCCGGCGTGCCGCACGGCATTCGTGATCATCGTGAGGCCGGGAGGGGTGGCGGACTGGTGCGCTTCGCCGAGGCGGGACCACTGCGGGTGCTGGAGGGGGTCACAGCAGCGTTCGGGGTGGGGCATGAGTCCGAGGACGAGCCCGGTGGGGTCGCAGAGTCCGGCGACACGGCCGGCGGAGCCGTTGACGTCTTCTGCGTAGCGCAGGGCGACCTGGCCGTTGGCCTCAAGATACTGGAGGGTGTTGTCGCTGAGCGCGAGCCGTCCTTCGCCGTGGGCGATGGGCAGGTCATAAGGCTGGGCGAGGTCCTGGGTCCAGACGCATCGGGTGTTGGCGACGGGCTCGATGCCGACCCAGCGGTCAACGAATCGGCCGGAGGTGTTGTGGGAGAGGGTGACGGACTGGCCGTCGGCGTCGGGATCGGGCAGGAGCCCCGCCTTGACGAGGACCTGGAAGCCGTTGCAGATGCCGATGATGGGCACACCCCGGTGGATGGCGTTGACGAGTGGCTGGTGGAGGTAGCGTCGGAGCCGGTCGGCGAAGACGCGTCCCGCGGCGATGTCGTCGCCGTAGCTGAACCCGCCGGGGAAGCCGATGAGATCGGCCCTGTCGAGGGCGTCGGGGTCGCTGATGAGGGCGTCGAGGTGGACGAGGCGTGGCGAGGCGCCGGCGCGTTCGAAGGCGTGGGCGAGCTCGCGGTCGCAGTTAGTGCCGGGGGCGCGGAAGATCAGCGCGTCGGGTCGGTTCTGGTGGGTCATCACCCCATCTTAACCGAATTGAGGGCTGATCCGGCTTGACAGCAGGGGGGTGAACAGGGGACACTGTTCGGTTCGCGGCAGATCGGCCCCTGGGCGGTCCACGGGTTCTGTGCGCGAGCAACCAGGCGTGAGGGTCTTCCCCGGCCCAACCGCGATCCGCGACACGAGCGGATACACCCAAGTATCGGATTCCAAAACAACATGGTGGATCGTAACCTGATCGCGTCGCTGGGCCTCGAGGACGACATGGCACAGCAGATGATCGAGGAGGCGCTGGGCCAGGATGTCGCCCAGGGCAACATGGAGGGCCTGCTTGAGGACACCATCGGTGACTTCAAGCCCGGCACCATTCTCAAGGGCAAGATCATCGGCCACGCCGGTGATGACTTCCTCGTCGAACTGGGCCTCAAGTCCGAGGGCATCCTCGACAAGACCGAGTTCGAGTCGCCGGCGGACGTCGAGATCGGCGACGTCGTCGAGGTCCTGCTCGAGGAGGTCGAGACCGACGACGGCCACGTCTCGATCTCGAAGCGCAAGGCCGACCGCATCCGCGGCTGGGAGCGCATCATCGAGGAGAAGGACGAGGGCGACACGATCGAGGGCCGCGTCATGCGGAAGATCAAGGGCGGTCTGCTCGTCGACATCGGCGTGCCGGTCTTCCTGCCCGCGTCGCAGGTCGACATCCGCCGTCCGGCGGACATCGGCATCTACATCGGCCAGACGATCGAGGCGCAGGTGCTCAAGATCGACACCGAGCGGCGCAACATCGTCATCTCGCGGCGGAAGCTGATCGAGGAGCGTCGTGCCGAGCAGCGCTCGAAGCTGCTGGAGAACATCAACGAGGGCGACGTGGTCGTCGGCACGGTCAAGAACATCGCCGACTTCGGCGCGTTCGTGGACCTCGGCGGCATCGACGGCCTGCTGCACATCACCGACATGTCGTGGGGCCGCGTGAACCACCCGTCCGACATGGTGAAGATCGACCAGAAGCTCGAGGTCAAGATCCTCAACATCGACTACGAGAAGGAAAAGATCGCGCTGGGTCTCAAGCAGAAGGAAGACTCGCCGTGGAAGGACATCGAGCAGAAGTACCCGCCGCACACGCGCGTGAGCGGCGAGGTGACGAACATCATGTCCTACGGCGCGTTCGTGAAGCTCGAGGACGGCGTCGAGGGCCTGGTGCACATCTCCGAGATGTCGTGGACCAAGCGGATCAACCATCCGTCCGAGATGGTCTCGATCGGCGACGAGGTCGACGTGGTCATCCTTGACTTCAACAAGGACAAGCAGGAGATCTCGCTCGGCATGAAGCAGGTCGAGGTCAACCCCTGGGAGCTGGTCGCCGAGAAGTACCCCCCCGGGACGGTCGTCGAGGGCAAGGTGCGGAACCTGGCCTCGTACGGCGCCTTCGTCGAGATCGAGCCGGGCATCGACGGCCTGCTGCACGTCTCCGACCTGTCGTGGACCAAGAAGATCAGCCACCCCAACGAGATGCTCAAGAAGGGCGACGAGGTCCGCTGCGTGGTCCTCGAGGTGGATCAGTCGAAGCAGCGTGTCGCGCTCGGCCTCAAGCAGATGACCGAGGACCCGTGGATCGAGGCGATCCCCAGTGCCTACCAGCCGGGTATGATCGTTCAGGGCAAGGTGACCAAGATCACCAACTTCGGCGTCTTCGTCGAGCTGGAAGACGATCTCGAGGGCCTGCTGCACATCTCCGAGCTGTCGGACCACAAGGTCGAGAACCCGCAGGACGTCGTGGTCGCCGACCAGGACATCGAGGTCAAGATCCTCCGTGTGGACCTCGACGACCGGAAGATCGGCCTGTCGCTCAAGCGTGCCCAGTGGACCTCGGATCAGGAAGCGGCGGCGTCGCAGTCGCAGGCTCCGTCCGGCGGTCAGGGTGGTGGCGGTGCGGCACCGGCCGGCGGCGGACTGGGCGGCCTGGGTGGCGGCGACCACCTCGGCACCGACAAGATCACCTTCGGGCAGGGCGGCGCAAAGCCGCAGGAGTGATCCGACTTTCCCATGGATACGACAAAGCCCCGGACCTGGTCCGGGGCTTTTTTTATGCGCTGAGCTGTGTCGTTTGTTCAGTGGTGACCGCAGCCGCCGTGGCCGCAGGCGCACCCTCCGCCCATGGGCAGGGAGACGGTGTCGTTGCCCGAGGCCATGATCATGCCCGCGGTGACGGCGCGTTCGACGGGGGCATCTGCGGGCGTGGTGCCGGGGTCGATCTCGCCGAGGTCACAGAGCTCGCCCCACGACGCGACGGTGCGCGACATCGGGTGCATGACCTCAACAGACTTGCCGTTGGCCGGGCAGTGGTATTCGTAGACGGGCATGGCGGGGTTCCTCAACGGATTCAGCGGATGGCGGCCTGCCGGAGCATGTGATCGGCGAGGACCAGTGCCATCATAGCCTCGCCCATGGGGGCGAAGCGGGGGAGCAGGCAGGGGTCGTGCCGGCCCTTGGTGGCGATGGTCGTGGGCTCGCCGGAGCGTGTGACGGTCTGCTGCTCCTGGCTGAGGCTAGAGGTGGGCTTGATGGCGCAGCGGAGGATGATGGGCAGGCCGGAGGAGATGCCGCCGAGCATCCCCCCGTGTCGGTTGGTCGTGGTGGTGATGCTGCCCTGTTCGTCGGGCGCGAAGCGGTCGTTGTTCTCGGTGCCGCGCATCCGGGCGACCTCGAAGCCGGCGCCGTACTCGACGCCAAGCACCGCGGGCAGCGAGAACATGGCCTTGCCCAGGTCGGCCTTGAGCTTGTCGAAGACCGGCTCGCCCCAGCCGGCGGGGACGTTGGTGGCGACGAGCTCGGAGACGCCGCCGATGGAGTCCTGTTCGCCGCGCACCTTCTCGATCAGGGCGATCATGGACTCGGCCGCCCGGGGATCGGGGCAGCGGACCGGCGTCGCCTCGATCTGTTCGAGCGTGACGGCCTCGGGTTGCTCGATGCTCGCGACGATGTCGCCGACCTGCTTGACGTAGCCGAGGATCTCGATGTCGCAGCGTTCGCGCAGCAGCTTCTTGGCGATAGCGCCGGCAGCGACACGCGCGGCGGTCTCCCGCGCCGAGGAGCGCCCGCCGCCGCGATAGTCGCGGAAGCCGTACTTGGCGTCGAAGGTGAAGTCGGCGTGGCCGGGCCGGTACTTGTCCTGGATGTCGGTGTAGTCGCGCGACCGCTGATCGGTGTTGCGGATCAGGATGGCGATGGAGGTGCCGGTGGTCCTGCCGTCGAAGACGCCGGCGAGGATCTCGGGCTCGTCGGGTTCCTTGCGCTGCGTGACGATCTTCGACTGACCCGGCCGTCTTCGTTCGAGGTCGGACCGCAGGTCGTCGACGGAGAGCTCCAGGCCGGGCGGGACGCCATCGACGATGACGATGTTGCCGGGGCCGTGGCTCTCGCCGGCGGTGGTGACACGGAATGTGTGGCCGAAGGTGTTGCCGGGCATGCGTCTAGCTTAGCGGGCCGGGGTGGGTTGTGGCTCGCCTTTACCGGCGGCTGGCGACGGTGAGCCGGTCGGTGAGCTGCTGAGAGCGTAGCCAGAAGAGGGCGGCCTCGAGCTGGGGGTCGAGACCCTCGGCGAGGATCTCGTCGGGGTCGATGCTCTGCTCGTCGCCCTCCGCGATCTCGTCCTCCTCGCGCAGGACGTCGGCGGCCTGGCGTGCCTCGAGCGCGGCCTTGACCTCGGCGTTGGTCATCTCGACCTTGAGGTCCGGCTCGATGCCCCAGGTGGTGGCGTCGGGCAGGCGGTGGATGATGCGTCCGCTGGGGATCACGTAGTACTGCGTGGTGAGTTTCAGGAAGGCCTTGCCGCCGGACAGGGCGAAGAGGTCCTGCACAGAGCCCTTGCCGAAGCTGCGTGTGCCGATGATCAGCGCGCGGCCGTGCGCCTGCAGCGCTCCGGAGACGATCTCCGAGGCGCTGGCCGATCCCTGGTTGATGAGGACGACGACGGGGAAGTCGTCGTAGGTGTTGCGGCGCTTGGCACGGGCCTCGGCGGATTTCTGCTCGTCGCCGTTGACCGTCCAGACGATCTTGCCCTCATCGATGAAGCGGTCGGTGATGTTGATGGCGGAGGTGAGCAGCCCGCCGGGGTTGAAGCGGAGGTCGAGGATCAGCCCGTTGACGGGGCCGGTCTCCTCCATGCTCGCGATGGCCGCGTCGAGGTGCTCGGCCGACTTGGGGATGAACTGCGAGAGGCGGACGTAGCCGATGCGTGCGTCGGGGTCGATGATGTAGTCCCAGCCGCCGCCGGTGCGGTGCTCCCAGCCTCGGATCGACTCGATCTCGATGCGGGCGCGCTTGAGTTTGAAGTCGAGGTCCTCGTCCTCGCCCTCGCGGGCGATGGTCAGCGTGACGTTGGTGCCCTCGGGCCCGGTGATTTCGTCGACGGCGCGGGTGAGGCTCCAGGTCCGTGTCGACCTGCCGTCCACGCGGACGATGCGGTCGCCCGCCTTGATGCCGGCGCGCTGCGCGGGCGTGCGTTCGAGGGGGCTGACGACGACCAGCTCGTTCTCCTGGCGGCTAATCTGGATGCCCACGCCCGAGAAGGTGCCCTGGGTCGATCGCATGAGTGCCGGGACGTCGACGGGCCAGATCACCGAGGAGTAGTCGTCGAGCCGACCGGTCACGCCCTCGGTGAGCTCGTAGAGCACGACCTGCCGGGGCAGGTTCACGGTCATGTCGTTCATGTTGATGATGCGGTCGGCGAGTCCGACGGCATCGGTGAAGTTCATGCGGTAGCTGTCGCGGCCGAGGGTCTTGAGCAGGTCGGCGAGGTAGGCGGTGTAGCGTTGTCGCCCGTCGGCGTTGTTCATGCCGTCGAAGGTGGTGGCGAGTTCGTCGGTGGCGAGCAGGCGCATGAGGTTGGCGACGGCCTCGGCCATCAGCTCGCGATAGCTCAGGGCCTCGATGTGGTCGCGTGAGGCCTGTCGGAGGGTGCTGCGGAACATGCGCAGGTCGATGTCCTCGATGCGGTCGCGCCAGTCGTCGAACTCGACCTCGTTCTCGTCCTCGACGTCGTCGCCTCGTGCGATCGCGCGCTCGCGAGCCAGTTCCTGGAGCCGCTCGGGCGCGTAGAGCTGGATCAGTCGGACGTGCGCCGCGGCGGACTTTGACTCTTCGCGGTAGAGACCCTCGTCTTCGTAGAGGAGCTTGAGCCGGTGGTACAGCTCCAGCGCTTCGAGCCAGTCCTGCCGCTCGACCGCCTTGGCGGCGCGGGTGACGGCGTGGTCGATGACTT
Coding sequences within:
- a CDS encoding methyl-accepting chemotaxis protein codes for the protein MSLVTFLNDTERDTMGIRFKLILPLLAVTLVLGAYAGLNIWTLIGQEIDGSVINMAGRQRMLSQKMTKEALEIIHDKDAATMHGHQDDLRKTTALFDDSLTRLFQGGMITVGEKQIELPPVTSASARDALEQGRKLWDSMKPAVAVLLNPDLDPQSQQAEAALTVLDSNNLALLKLMNQAVVAMQDEARAGVYTLEYLGVAAGLIGLAVLGLSVWFVQQKFVSPIVRLNDIITNMAQGDGDLSQRARATTANDEISSLIDSFNTFAEKINNLVAAVNGASQQSYAASGEIVERTRAVVEDLRAQGLQTSQIASAAEEMSHAGREVADKVSGAQTASAESGRHARSGLDVVTETIKEMKTIAETVGRSAQSVEQLGELGQQIGELVGVINDIADQTNLLALNAAIEAARAGEHGRGFAVVADEVRKLADRTTKATDEIAGSIDAIQQGTGQAVEDMNAGKQQVQTGVERAARADDSLREIVNSNTQVDAMVADIATSSQEQCEASEDVSRSITQISEVLNHSIETATATSNGVAKVAEKSEQLSGLITRFNLHAVDRRQRDTGSPDGVERRRNVEAELKAIDQP
- the aroC gene encoding chorismate synthase, yielding MPGNTFGHTFRVTTAGESHGPGNIVIVDGVPPGLELSVDDLRSDLERRRPGQSKIVTQRKEPDEPEILAGVFDGRTTGTSIAILIRNTDQRSRDYTDIQDKYRPGHADFTFDAKYGFRDYRGGGRSSARETAARVAAGAIAKKLLRERCDIEILGYVKQVGDIVASIEQPEAVTLEQIEATPVRCPDPRAAESMIALIEKVRGEQDSIGGVSELVATNVPAGWGEPVFDKLKADLGKAMFSLPAVLGVEYGAGFEVARMRGTENNDRFAPDEQGSITTTTNRHGGMLGGISSGLPIILRCAIKPTSSLSQEQQTVTRSGEPTTIATKGRHDPCLLPRFAPMGEAMMALVLADHMLRQAAIR
- a CDS encoding FmdB family zinc ribbon protein gives rise to the protein MPVYEYHCPANGKSVEVMHPMSRTVASWGELCDLGEIDPGTTPADAPVERAVTAGMIMASGNDTVSLPMGGGCACGHGGCGHH
- the rpoN gene encoding RNA polymerase factor sigma-54, whose amino-acid sequence is MRIATGQHMRIDQRMKLAPRMIQSMEILQMPLAALEERIEQELASNPTLELSEPGVEDYDVEAGRAASEHADREGERELVVDDKPTATTNADDFERLDNLTTEYSESWAANTQGNDDWTPRPFTRNTGERDAKLDAMANTASRGLSLYEQLMDQWRLVDVDDDTAAAGEIIISHIDEDGYLRVPLTELAEQAPDTTEPLLARALLKLQRILDPPGLAARDLRECLLLQIEAYRNAERDNSTALDHAELLVDEHLDDIEGNRLPRIAREAGLTLDEIKEGLRALRRFHPHPGRQLVDDGMRRITPDAVIEYDDDTDTYSATLTNSRIPTLQISESYQQLAKDKEVEKRTREFVGNNLREASWLLDAIAQRQNTLLRVINVVVLAQRDFFEQGESGLKPLPMTTVADQLGIHVATVSRAVSEKYLQTPRGIFPLRMFFSGGTETEEGEAMSWTAVQARLKEVVDAEDKASPLSDDALADALKAKGIDIARRTVAKYRKQLGIPAARQRREY
- a CDS encoding 30S ribosomal protein S1; protein product: MVDRNLIASLGLEDDMAQQMIEEALGQDVAQGNMEGLLEDTIGDFKPGTILKGKIIGHAGDDFLVELGLKSEGILDKTEFESPADVEIGDVVEVLLEEVETDDGHVSISKRKADRIRGWERIIEEKDEGDTIEGRVMRKIKGGLLVDIGVPVFLPASQVDIRRPADIGIYIGQTIEAQVLKIDTERRNIVISRRKLIEERRAEQRSKLLENINEGDVVVGTVKNIADFGAFVDLGGIDGLLHITDMSWGRVNHPSDMVKIDQKLEVKILNIDYEKEKIALGLKQKEDSPWKDIEQKYPPHTRVSGEVTNIMSYGAFVKLEDGVEGLVHISEMSWTKRINHPSEMVSIGDEVDVVILDFNKDKQEISLGMKQVEVNPWELVAEKYPPGTVVEGKVRNLASYGAFVEIEPGIDGLLHVSDLSWTKKISHPNEMLKKGDEVRCVVLEVDQSKQRVALGLKQMTEDPWIEAIPSAYQPGMIVQGKVTKITNFGVFVELEDDLEGLLHISELSDHKVENPQDVVVADQDIEVKILRVDLDDRKIGLSLKRAQWTSDQEAAASQSQAPSGGQGGGGAAPAGGGLGGLGGGDHLGTDKITFGQGGAKPQE
- a CDS encoding S41 family peptidase translates to MPSRHSDLMRTGTALRRWALAVALLISTLASTAGAQQLAEPMSPDELSLLARHGRFNALLDALARYQKNEQAAQLIDQLEQRKTLAQQRRAARNAALDEALDRMREAATNDRTDKALTALIEAHGLSERPERLLVDEESTEVIDHAVTRAAKAVERQDWLEALELYHRLKLLYEDEGLYREESKSAAAHVRLIQLYAPERLQELARERAIARGDDVEDENEVEFDDWRDRIEDIDLRMFRSTLRQASRDHIEALSYRELMAEAVANLMRLLATDELATTFDGMNNADGRQRYTAYLADLLKTLGRDSYRMNFTDAVGLADRIINMNDMTVNLPRQVVLYELTEGVTGRLDDYSSVIWPVDVPALMRSTQGTFSGVGIQISRQENELVVVSPLERTPAQRAGIKAGDRIVRVDGRSTRTWSLTRAVDEITGPEGTNVTLTIAREGEDEDLDFKLKRARIEIESIRGWEHRTGGGWDYIIDPDARIGYVRLSQFIPKSAEHLDAAIASMEETGPVNGLILDLRFNPGGLLTSAINITDRFIDEGKIVWTVNGDEQKSAEARAKRRNTYDDFPVVVLINQGSASASEIVSGALQAHGRALIIGTRSFGKGSVQDLFALSGGKAFLKLTTQYYVIPSGRIIHRLPDATTWGIEPDLKVEMTNAEVKAALEARQAADVLREEDEIAEGDEQSIDPDEILAEGLDPQLEAALFWLRSQQLTDRLTVASRR
- a CDS encoding (2Fe-2S)-binding protein, producing the protein MNPDDSVCLCFRVSQRKIVNYCQREKPPVASLISECLSAGTGCGWCVPFLKSLHKQCAEGCADPDLPFSPEAYARQRLHYRTTGERPDDGQG
- a CDS encoding phosphoribosylformylglycinamidine synthase subunit PurQ — translated: MTHQNRPDALIFRAPGTNCDRELAHAFERAGASPRLVHLDALISDPDALDRADLIGFPGGFSYGDDIAAGRVFADRLRRYLHQPLVNAIHRGVPIIGICNGFQVLVKAGLLPDPDADGQSVTLSHNTSGRFVDRWVGIEPVANTRCVWTQDLAQPYDLPIAHGEGRLALSDNTLQYLEANGQVALRYAEDVNGSAGRVAGLCDPTGLVLGLMPHPERCCDPLQHPQWSRLGEAHQSATPPGLTMITNAVRHAGMANV
- the recR gene encoding recombination mediator RecR is translated as MPNPENDSAWTRLIDRLGRLPGIGKRSAERIAFHLIRQPPEETQTLATALNDLVTDLRVCSECGNLSEADPCAICADTKRDRTTVMVVERPSDIVAIEQLGSYRGLYHVLLGRLAPLDGIGPGEMNTEPLLERIRSSSIDEVVLATTPTLEGDGTALFLMEQLERLGVRVTRLARGMPTGSNFASVSKAVLSDAIQGRTSMNAGQ